Genomic segment of Vibrio celticus:
TAGTTGGTTTACAGCCGCCTCTGGCTACTAGATACTCGTCCGTCCTATTTGATTTAAAAATGCTGGCTCTTTAGTCAGCATTTTGTTTAAGTGCGATGAAACTAAATAATAGCCCTGTAACTCAGCATCAATTTAACGACCACACCTTTTTCTTAAAGCGTGACGATCAACTTCACTCACACTTTTGCGGTAACAAAGCCCGCAAGTTCATGAAGCTGCTTGAAGACGAGCACCCAGAGACCACAACCTTGATCAGCTATGGTTCTGCGCAGGCTAACTCTCTGTTCTCACTCGCGGCACTGGCAAAGATCAAAGGTTGGACGCTTGAGTTCTACGTCGATCATCTTCCCGAGTGGCTACTAGAATGCCCAATAGGTAATTACCGTGGTGCAGTAGACCTTGGCGCTAAGGTGATTTCAGTCAAAGAGACAGGCTCTGAGCTTCATCCTAAAGAGTATATTGAGCAAGTAAGACAACCTGACTCCCACTGCATTGTGTTACCAGAGGGTGGACGCTCTCAGCTTGCTGAGTATGGTGTTAAGCAATTGGCAATGGAAATACTGAGCTGGACTCGCTTCGAAAACCAACACGATTTTGTGGTCGCACTCCCCGCAGGGACAGGTAGCACAGCTCTCTATCTTCATAAGCATTTAAAGCTGCACAACATCCCGGTATTAACGTGTGCTTGTGTTGGTGGCAGCGACTATTTAACGCAGCAATTTAATGAGCTAGGTGAAACCGAACATCCACAGATCTTATCGCTCGAAACCAAACACCACTTTGGAAAATTGTATCAACAGGATTATCAAACTTGGTTGGATCTACAAGAGCAAACCGACATCGAGTTTGACCTGCTTTACGACCCATTGATGTGGCAATGCTTAGAACAATGGCAAGAAGATAACCCAACTAAAACCATTATCTACATTCACCAAGGCGGTATCTTAGGTAACGAATCGATGCTGCCACGCTATCAGCGAAAATATCCAGATATGTGCCGTAGCACGACTAACGCTTCCTGGTAATTGCCCCGTCACACCGAGCTCTGGATATTCGAATTTCCGTAATCTGAGAACACCGTCATACAGCCATCACACTTGATCGTGATGGCTGTTTTAGCGTTTCACTTTCGTATTTTACCTCTACTCTTACACTTCAAATTAAAGACAGAAATCTGGCGAGAATCATCGCGTTATCTATACTTTCGATTGGAACGGCAATTGTCATCGAAAGGAATAACGTATGCGAAAACTCACTATGCTCGGCTGCTTGTCAGTTTTACTGCCCATCTCAGCGATTTCAGGAGAAAACGTCACTTACCAAGTGGATGGAGTGGATTACGAAGGCTATTGGAGTGAAGCCAGCGACCAAGCACCTTTAGTGCTATTAGTACACGATTGGGATGGCTTAACCGATTACGAGAAGAAACGTTCTGAGATGCTCAATGAGCTTGGGTACAACGTGTTCGCCATCGACCTGTTTGGTAAAGGCATTCGTCCAACAGAAGTGAAAGACAAAAAGCAACACACCGGCGAACTGTATAAAGACAGAGCAAAAATACGTACGCTACTTAATGCGGGAGCAATGGAAGCCGAAAGGCTTGGAGGTAACTTAGATAATAACGTGATGATGGGTTACTGTTTTGGCGGCGCTGCCGTTTTAGAAGCGGCTCGTGCAGGTATCCCTTCGAAAGCTTATGTTACCTTCCACGGTGGTTTATCGACACCGAAAGGACAAGATTACTCGCAAACCAAAGCCCCAGTTGTCGTATTCCATGGCACAGCAGACGCCATGATCTCAATGCACGACTTTGGAAGCCTCGCCGCTCAACTTGAATCAACCAAAGTTCCGCATGAGATGATCACTTATAGTGGTGCGCCACACGCCTTCACCGTCTTCGGCTCAAACAACTATCAACAAGAAGCTGACCAAAAATCCTGGGATAGATTTACCCATGTGCTAGAAACCACCACCAGATAATCATCTCCCTCAGAACCCATAACCCCCATTCTAAAGCTTAAGAATGGGGTTGTTTAATTATCACTGCATCATCTCACTACATATAGCGATGGATACTTAAGTCATCAGTTTTAATATCACTGGCAGAGCCACCGACCACGCTTGCCAAGATCTTTCCTGAGCCACATGCCATTGTCCAACCTAGAGTTCCATGGCCCGTATTGGTAAATAGGTTCTTGATAGGCGTCTTTCCTATGATAGGCGTACCATCTGGTGTCATTGGTCTTAACCCAGTCCAGTATTCAGCCTTAGAAAAGTCACCCGCTTGTGGGAAAAGATCTTTAATCACCATATCAATCGTGGCTTTACGTTTTTCAGGAATAAGATAATTGAAGCCAGCAAGCTCTGCCGTCCCTGCAATACGAATTCGGTCATCGAAACGAGTCATCGCTACCTTGTAGGTTTCATCCATTACTGTAGAGGTCGGCGACTTATCTGCACTCACGATCGGTAGTGTTAGCGAATACCCTTTCACTGGATAGACAGGTATCGAC
This window contains:
- a CDS encoding pyridoxal-phosphate dependent enzyme produces the protein MKLNNSPVTQHQFNDHTFFLKRDDQLHSHFCGNKARKFMKLLEDEHPETTTLISYGSAQANSLFSLAALAKIKGWTLEFYVDHLPEWLLECPIGNYRGAVDLGAKVISVKETGSELHPKEYIEQVRQPDSHCIVLPEGGRSQLAEYGVKQLAMEILSWTRFENQHDFVVALPAGTGSTALYLHKHLKLHNIPVLTCACVGGSDYLTQQFNELGETEHPQILSLETKHHFGKLYQQDYQTWLDLQEQTDIEFDLLYDPLMWQCLEQWQEDNPTKTIIYIHQGGILGNESMLPRYQRKYPDMCRSTTNASW
- a CDS encoding dienelactone hydrolase family protein, coding for MRKLTMLGCLSVLLPISAISGENVTYQVDGVDYEGYWSEASDQAPLVLLVHDWDGLTDYEKKRSEMLNELGYNVFAIDLFGKGIRPTEVKDKKQHTGELYKDRAKIRTLLNAGAMEAERLGGNLDNNVMMGYCFGGAAVLEAARAGIPSKAYVTFHGGLSTPKGQDYSQTKAPVVVFHGTADAMISMHDFGSLAAQLESTKVPHEMITYSGAPHAFTVFGSNNYQQEADQKSWDRFTHVLETTTR